The DNA segment GGGGCGGGGAGTACGAGCTGGTGCCGAACAGCCTTCCCGAGCTGATCGCCCGCACCCTCCAGCTGTCGCTGCATCACCAGATGCTCAGCGACTACGAGCGCCTCCGCGAGCGCGCGCGGATCGTCGTCCTGTGTCCGATCACCGCTCCGACCGCGACCTGGGAGATGAAGCGCGAGCACCTGGAGACGGTTATGGAGGCATCGCGGGCGGCGACGGTGGCGCTCCTGTCGCAGCGTGGTTCCAGGCTCTTCCGTCATTCCGGAATCCACTATCTGGAGCTTCGCTGACCGGTGGGACGGCGGCTTGCGCCAGCCCCCCCGAGCGCCGGCGCGAAGGGGCGACGGGTTTAGTATGTGTGGCGTCCCAGAGGTATGAAGCCTGGCGCCTGGGGACGGGCCCGATACCGCGGCTCGTTCTTGCCGGCGCGGGTGATTCAGTGGAGGACTGCCATGTCGACTTCCAGCTTGTTCACGTCCGAGTCGGTCACCGAGGGCCACCCGGACAAGCTCGCCGATCAGATCTCTGATGCGATCCTCGACGCCATCCTGGCCAAGGACCCGCTGGCCCGAGTCGCCTGCGAGGCGATCGTCACCACCGGCCTGGTCATCGTCGTCGGCGAGATCACGACCGACTGCTACGTCGACATCCCGCGCATCATCCGCCAGACGGTGCGTGAGGTCGGCTACACGCGGGCCAAGTACGGCTTCGACGCGGAAACCTGCGGCGTGGTCACGAGCATCGACGAGCAGTCGCCCGACATCGCCCATGGTGTCGACGTGGGCGGCGCCGGAGATTCCGGGATGGTGTTCGGCTTCGCCTGCGATGAGACCCCCGAGCTGATGCCGCTCCCGATCACCATCGCGCACAAGCTGGCCCGCCGGCTGGCGGAGGTACGCCGGAACAAGACTCTCAGCTACCTGCGCCCCGACGGCAAGGTCCAGGTGACCGTGCGTTACGGCGAGGACGGGAGGCCGGCCGGGGTGGACAACGTGGTCGTCTCCGCCCAGCACCATGACGAGATCGACATCGAGCAGCTTCGCGCCGACATCGCCAAGCACGTCATCGACGCGGTCATCCCCGCCGGCCTGCGGGAGGGCGGCCTGCGCTCGTTCATCAATCCGACCGGCCGCTTCGTCGTCGGCGGACCGGTCGCTGACGCCGGCCTGACCGGGCGCAAGACCATGGTCGACTCATATGGCAGCTATGCGCGTCACGGCGGCGGCTGTTTCTCGGGCAAGGACCCGACCAAGGTCGATCGGGCGGGGGCGTATGGCGCCCGGCACGTCGCCAAGAACGTCGTCGCGGCGGGCCTCGCGACGCGATGCGAAGTGCAGATCTCCTATGCCATCGGGGTCGTGAAGCCGGTGGCGGTCCGCATCGACACGCTCGGCACCGGGTCCGTGCCCGACGGCGTGATCGCGGCCGCCGTGAGCAAGCTTTTCGACCTGAGCCCGCTGGGGATCATCAAGGAGCTGAATCTCAGGCGCCCGCTGTTTCGCCAGACCGCGGTCTACGGTCACTTCGGCCGCACCGACATCGATGCGCCATGGGAATCGACCGCGCGGGCGGAGGAGCTCGCGCAAGAGCTCGCGCAACATATCGGGTGAGCCGTTTGACGCGCACCATCGCGGTCATACCGGCGGGGGGCGCGGGGACGCGCCTGTGGCCGCGCTCGCGCAGTTCCACGCCCAAGCACGTCCTGCCACTCGGCGACCACGGCCGGCCCCTGCTGCGGGCCACGTATGACCGGGCGACCTCCCTGGCGGACGAGGTTTTCGTGCTCACCGAGGTACGCCAAAAGGAGATCATCGAAGCCGTCCTTCCCGAAGTCGACGCCGAGCATCTGATCCTGGAGCCGGCGGCGCGCGGCACGACCAACGCCTACGGCCTGGCCGCCCTGACGCTGAGCGAGCGCGATCCCAGCGCCGTGATGCTGGCCCTGCCGGCGGATCACGTGGTGAGCGGCAGGGCTCAGATCGCCCGGGCGGTGCGAACGGCGGTCCGCGCCGCCGCCACCACCGAGAGCCTGGTGACGGTGGGCCTCAAGCCGACCTTCCCATCCATCGGGCTGGGCTACATCCATGCGCCGGGTCGACTCGCCGCCGGCACGCTTCGGGTCAGGCGTTTCATCGAGAAGCCCGACCTCGACACCGCCAAGGGCTTCCTGAAGGCGGGCGGCTACTTCTGGAACCTGGCGTGGTTTTCGTGGCGGGTGGAGATCTTCATCGAGCAGCTCGCCCGCCACGCGCCGCGCCATCTGTCCGGGCTGCGCAAGGTACTGGCGGCGCGGGCGGCCGGCGACGAGGCCGGCGCTGCGGCGCTGTACCGGCGGCTTCCAGTCGAGGTCGTGGACCGCAGTGTCATGGAGAAGACCGATCGCCTGCTGCTCGTGCCGGCGGATTTCGAATGGGCGGACATCGGCAACTGGGCTGAGCTCGGCGAGCGGGTTCGCGCCGACGCCGGCGGCAACTCGGTGGAGGGGGAGGCGGTCCTCGTGGACACCCACGGCAGCCTCATCCTCGGCGACCGGCGGTTGGTGGCCACGATCGGACTCCGGGACATGATCATCGTCGACACCGAGGACGCCTTGCTGGTGTGCCCTCGATCTCGCGCCCAGGACGTGAAGAAGATCGTCGAGGCGCTCAAGCGGTCGCGCAAAACCCGTTACCTTTAGCCGGATGCCTGCCTCGCAAATCAGGTTCGGGACCGACGGTTGGCGTGGAGTCATCGCCGACGATTTCAACTACGGCAGCGTTCGCCGCGTCGCCCAGGGCATCGCGGAATTCATGCGGTCGCGCACTCCGGACCCGCTGGCGATCGTCGGCTACGACTGCCGCTTCGCCTCCG comes from the bacterium genome and includes:
- a CDS encoding methionine adenosyltransferase, which gives rise to MSTSSLFTSESVTEGHPDKLADQISDAILDAILAKDPLARVACEAIVTTGLVIVVGEITTDCYVDIPRIIRQTVREVGYTRAKYGFDAETCGVVTSIDEQSPDIAHGVDVGGAGDSGMVFGFACDETPELMPLPITIAHKLARRLAEVRRNKTLSYLRPDGKVQVTVRYGEDGRPAGVDNVVVSAQHHDEIDIEQLRADIAKHVIDAVIPAGLREGGLRSFINPTGRFVVGGPVADAGLTGRKTMVDSYGSYARHGGGCFSGKDPTKVDRAGAYGARHVAKNVVAAGLATRCEVQISYAIGVVKPVAVRIDTLGTGSVPDGVIAAAVSKLFDLSPLGIIKELNLRRPLFRQTAVYGHFGRTDIDAPWESTARAEELAQELAQHIG
- a CDS encoding mannose-1-phosphate guanyltransferase → MGIDRAGGGARARARATYRVSRLTRTIAVIPAGGAGTRLWPRSRSSTPKHVLPLGDHGRPLLRATYDRATSLADEVFVLTEVRQKEIIEAVLPEVDAEHLILEPAARGTTNAYGLAALTLSERDPSAVMLALPADHVVSGRAQIARAVRTAVRAAATTESLVTVGLKPTFPSIGLGYIHAPGRLAAGTLRVRRFIEKPDLDTAKGFLKAGGYFWNLAWFSWRVEIFIEQLARHAPRHLSGLRKVLAARAAGDEAGAAALYRRLPVEVVDRSVMEKTDRLLLVPADFEWADIGNWAELGERVRADAGGNSVEGEAVLVDTHGSLILGDRRLVATIGLRDMIIVDTEDALLVCPRSRAQDVKKIVEALKRSRKTRYL